AGTCTAGATGGTCAAGGTTGATTGAATCGGTTTACAGAACGGAGTTTCGGTCACGAATCCCTTAATTGGACAAGATTGGTTTAGGTTAATTTGACCCCTTTGATGGTAAAATCTCCCCCCCCGAAAGCAACACAAGTCCTGTAAAATATGTTAAGATATAGTGCACTTAGTAAGCGTTTACAGAAATTATAGGGCTTTAAACCGGAAACGAGCGCATACTTGCTAGGTCAAATTATAAATCTGTAAGGAGAGAATGCCGGCCCCATAATTTATACCATCCGGTTTATAAGGCATTAGGTGGCAGTAGATGTTTAGTATTATCTTGATCAGCCACGGTCAGATGTCCCAGGGGATCCTTCACTCCAGTGAAATGATCTTCGGTAAGCAAGAAGACGTTGTGGCGGTCTCATTGAATCCAGATGAGGGGCCGGATGACTTCCGCAAGAAGTTAGAAGAAGCCATCGCCAGTCTGGGCAATACCGAAAAGATCCTTTTCTTGGCTGACCTTTGGGGGTACTGTACCCTGTCAAGTTGACACATTAAATAATAAAAACTAGTTGGCCTTGCCAAAGCGGTATTCTGCTGCGGTAAGGTCATTTCTTTTGCCTGAAATAAAGGAATGCGTAAAGTAATCGATGCCTTCTGTCACCAGCTGTTCTAAGTCTTCAAACGTTTGTGGTTGTGGTGAGTGTGCTAACCAGATAGATTTAAAATCAGCCCACCAGTGCTCCATCACCGCATTATCAGCTGGTGTTCCTGGGGCTGAGTAACTATGTTGGCTGTTATTACTAGCCAAGTAGTGGTTGAATGCTTTGGAAGTATATGCTGCTCCGCGATCAGTGTGGATTAGCGGTGCCAGACCTCCGGCTTTCTGCTTGGCCATTTGAAATACTTTAATAGCCCCAGTACTCGTTTCTGTAGGCGTAATAATCCAGCTAAGTGGGTATTGACCGTATAGATCCAGGACAACGTGTAGACGGACTTTGTACTTACGAATGTTGTAGGCAATTTCCGTCGTGTCCGTCACCCACACCTGATTTGCGGCAGCTTGTTCGAACTGGCGGTTCAGGGTATTCTGTGCTTCATAAGTTTCCTGCTCCTGCACACGTTTTCTCTTAGGCTGACGATAGTCCGCTTTAATACTGTGTTCCTTCATAATGCGCATGACGCGCTTCTTGTTAACTGTGTATGATAATCTTTCCTGCTTTATCAAACGGGTCATCTTGTCATAACCAACGCAGTGTTTATGTTGTGCTTCTAACTGTTTAACGAGCTTTAGAATTTCTTGATCTTGAATATCATGAACCGTCGGTTCATGGGTAAGCCACTTGTAGTAAGCCTGCCGACTTACCCCGGCTGCTTTAACTAGATCAGATACCTTATACCCACTTTGGCTCATTTCCTGAATCGCTTGATATCGTCCGGCCGTTCCACCTCCCGATTGTGTATTTCGACCAATTTTTTTGCGAAGGCAATCTGTACCTCCCGTTCCTTCGCTTTAGCTTTCAGCTGCCTTACTTCTTGTCGTAATCTTTCCACTTCATTGGTTGGTGTTTTGCCTTTATGGCGACCCCGGTTATCCTGAAGGGATTCCCAATCGTGAGTTCTTTGGTACTTTCGTACCCATGAATAGACCCGTTGATAGCTGACATTAAATTTCTTTGCCGCGGCTTGATAGTTATACTCGTGATCAATTGTCCATTGAGTAATTTGCCGTTTCTCCTCAAAAGTAACTTTTCGGCCCACTTTCCTAGCTCGCTTTCTTGTTGCGTAAGCAACACTTAATTGTCCACTATTGTACCGGACAATCCATTGATGTAGTTGGGAAAGACTACGAATTTGATATCTATTGAGAATTGCTTGGCCTGACAGGGTACCTGAAAGGTAAGCTTTAACGGCTGATCGCTTGGTTTGAAGTGTGTACCTGTGATTGTGTTCAGGGCGAATCAATCCAGCTAAACCAGCCGTTAAAAATTGTTTAATCCATCTGTTAAGGCTAGAGGTCCGCACCTGGTGATAATCCGCGTATACCCCGAGTGAGTAGTCTGAATCTTGGTAATTACTGAGTAACCTTAATTTTTCCGTCGTTGAATATGTTCCTATTCAAAACACCCCCTAGAGATGACACTTTTATTATTTAAAGTGTCAACCCTAAGGGGTATTGTACGGGGGGCGGGACGCCATTTAATCAGGCAAGCAACCTGATTAATGAAAAGGAAAAGGGCGGTGACTGGTTAATTACCGCCGGAATGAACCTGCCGATGGTGATTGAATCATACTCGGCACGGTTTAGTGGCCAAGATCCAAAGGACGTCATTAAGGGCATCGTTGGTGAGGCTAAGAAGGGGGTTAAGGTCTTCCCAGAAGAATTCAACCCGCAAGAAGAAAAACCAGCCGCTCCGGCTAAGAAGGCCGGCAGCGCTAATTTACCAACTAGCGGCCAAATTCAATACGTTTTGGCCCGGATCGACACCCGGCTTTTGCACGGTCAGGTTGCCACTGGTTGGACGAAGGCGGCCAACCCAGACCGGATCATCGTTGTTTCCGATAACGTTGCCAAAGACAAGTTGCGTAAGAACATGATCGCCCAGGCTGCGCCGTCCGGAGTACCGGCCAACACGGTTCCAATTAAGAAGATGGCCGAAGTTGCCAAGGACGTTCGTTTTGGTAAGACCAAGGCAATGCTCTTGTTTGAAACGCCAGAGGACGCTTTAAAGGCGATCGAAAGTGGGGTCGACATCAAGGAACTTAACGTTGGTTCGATGGCCTACTCCAATGGTAAGGTCAACGTTAACCAAGTGTTAGCGATGGACCAAGAAGACGTCGACACCTTAAAGAAACTTCGCGACATGGGCGTTAAGTTCGATGTTCGTAAGGTGCCAAACAGCTCCCCAGAAAACATGGACGAGTTGTTAAAGAAGGCGCAGTCATTGATTGACGGTAATAAATAGGATTTGAGGAGAGAGAAAAATGATCTCAGTTATCTTAGTTATCATCTTCGCGTTCTTAGCGGGGATGGAAGGGGTCTTGGATGAATTCCAATTCCACCAACCACTGGTTGCATGTACCCTGATCGGATTAGCGACCGGTCACTTAGTACCATGTATCATGCTCGGGGGATCTTTACAAATGATCGCCTTGGGTTGGGCCAACATTGGGGCCGCCGTGGCACCTGACATTGCTTTGGCTTCCGTTGCATCTGCCATTATTTTTGTTCAAGGTGGGGGCCAAAGTAAGGACGTTGGGACTGCCATTGCGATCGCCATCCCGCTGGCCGTGGCTGGTTTATTCTTGACGATGGTGGTACGGACGATCTCCGTGGCCATCTCCCACATCATGGACCGCGAAGCCGAAAAGGGGAGCATCCGTGGGGTGAACACTTGGCAATTAATCGCCCTGTCCTTACAAGGGCTCCGGATTGCGCTTCCGGCGATTGCCTTAATGTCAATTCCGTCTAGCATTGTTCGTGACTTCCTGAACTCCATGCCAGCATGGCTGACCGATGGGATGACCATCGGTGGTGGGATGGTGGTGGCCGTTGGTTACGCCATGGTTATCAACATGATCGCCACCCGCGAAGTTTGGCCATTCTTCATCATTGGGTTCGTCCTCGCCGCCGTTTCCCAACTGACCCTGATTGCCATTGGGGCCTTAGGGCTGGCCTTAACCCTACTTTACCTACAATTGGAAAGCAAGGGTGGCGGTAACGGTGGTTCCAGCAACGGTGGTCAATCTGCCGGTGACCCGCTGGGCGACATTTTGGATGATTACTAAACCGAAATTAATCAAGAGGTATTGAATTATGGCTGAAGAAAAAATTAA
The nucleotide sequence above comes from Limosilactobacillus fermentum. Encoded proteins:
- a CDS encoding PTS sugar transporter subunit IIA codes for the protein MFSIILISHGQMSQGILHSSEMIFGKQEDVVAVSLNPDEGPDDFRKKLEEAIASLGNTEKILFLADLWGYCTLSS
- a CDS encoding IS3 family transposase, whose amino-acid sequence is MSQSGYKVSDLVKAAGVSRQAYYKWLTHEPTVHDIQDQEILKLVKQLEAQHKHCVGYDKMTRLIKQERLSYTVNKKRVMRIMKEHSIKADYRQPKRKRVQEQETYEAQNTLNRQFEQAAANQVWVTDTTEIAYNIRKYKVRLHVVLDLYGQYPLSWIITPTETSTGAIKVFQMAKQKAGGLAPLIHTDRGAAYTSKAFNHYLASNNSQHSYSAPGTPADNAVMEHWWADFKSIWLAHSPQPQTFEDLEQLVTEGIDYFTHSFISGKRNDLTAAEYRFGKAN
- a CDS encoding helix-turn-helix domain-containing protein; this translates as MRTSSLNRWIKQFLTAGLAGLIRPEHNHRYTLQTKRSAVKAYLSGTLSGQAILNRYQIRSLSQLHQWIVRYNSGQLSVAYATRKRARKVGRKVTFEEKRQITQWTIDHEYNYQAAAKKFNVSYQRVYSWVRKYQRTHDWESLQDNRGRHKGKTPTNEVERLRQEVRQLKAKAKEREVQIAFAKKLVEIHNREVERPDDIKRFRK
- a CDS encoding PTS mannose/fructose/sorbose transporter subunit IIC, with product MISVILVIIFAFLAGMEGVLDEFQFHQPLVACTLIGLATGHLVPCIMLGGSLQMIALGWANIGAAVAPDIALASVASAIIFVQGGGQSKDVGTAIAIAIPLAVAGLFLTMVVRTISVAISHIMDREAEKGSIRGVNTWQLIALSLQGLRIALPAIALMSIPSSIVRDFLNSMPAWLTDGMTIGGGMVVAVGYAMVINMIATREVWPFFIIGFVLAAVSQLTLIAIGALGLALTLLYLQLESKGGGNGGSSNGGQSAGDPLGDILDDY